In a genomic window of Leptospira hartskeerlii:
- the rpmC gene encoding 50S ribosomal protein L29: MKKIKLAELKDAEILAQLEDAYKIIRTARFQYGVARSLENPKVITNAKKKIARLLTIQKSRELAAKSGATKARRYSRATRKTQALAKANASAKKAAKGTN; the protein is encoded by the coding sequence GTGAAAAAGATCAAACTCGCAGAGTTGAAAGACGCAGAAATTTTAGCACAATTGGAAGATGCTTACAAAATCATTCGTACAGCACGTTTCCAATACGGAGTGGCTCGTTCTTTGGAGAACCCGAAGGTGATTACTAACGCGAAGAAAAAAATCGCGCGCCTTTTAACTATCCAAAAGAGCAGAGAGTTAGCTGCGAAGTCTGGCGCTACTAAAGCTAGACGTTATTCGAGAGCTACTCGTAAGACGCAAGCTTTAGCAAAAGCGAATGCTTCCGCTAAGAAAGCTGCTAAAGGAACGAACTGA
- the rplB gene encoding 50S ribosomal protein L2, whose translation MGIKKFKPVTSASRFKSVLTFEEITETEPYRPLTISLNYKAGRGEGGKIAVRRKGGRVKRKYRIIDFKRRKVGIPATVKTVEYDPYRSAFISLVSYSDGEYAYILNAEGMKVGDKVSNGEAAEIKVGNALPLGKIPPGTNVHNVELKIGRGGQIARTAGSFATIAGRDGEYVLLKLPSSEVRKVHQNCYATIGICSNRDHNLVSIGKAGRNRWLGKRPKVRGVVMNPVDHPHGGGEGRTSGGRHPVTPWGIPTKGYKTRRRAKPSDKFIIQKRKGNRSR comes from the coding sequence ATGGGAATTAAAAAGTTTAAACCCGTTACTTCCGCCAGCCGTTTTAAATCGGTATTAACTTTCGAGGAAATCACCGAGACAGAACCGTATCGCCCTTTAACGATCAGCTTAAATTACAAAGCAGGTCGCGGAGAAGGTGGTAAAATTGCAGTTCGCAGAAAAGGCGGAAGAGTAAAACGTAAATATCGTATCATCGACTTCAAACGTCGCAAAGTAGGGATCCCTGCTACAGTTAAGACTGTAGAATACGATCCGTACCGTTCGGCGTTTATTTCTCTCGTTAGTTATTCTGACGGAGAATACGCTTATATCCTAAATGCTGAAGGCATGAAAGTTGGAGACAAAGTTTCCAATGGAGAAGCGGCTGAAATCAAAGTTGGAAACGCACTTCCACTCGGAAAAATTCCTCCAGGCACTAACGTGCATAACGTGGAATTGAAAATCGGAAGAGGCGGGCAAATCGCAAGAACTGCAGGATCCTTCGCTACTATCGCAGGTAGAGACGGAGAGTATGTTCTTCTGAAACTTCCAAGCTCCGAAGTTCGTAAAGTTCACCAGAACTGCTACGCTACTATAGGAATTTGCAGCAATAGAGATCATAACCTTGTTTCCATCGGTAAAGCCGGTAGAAACAGATGGTTGGGAAAACGTCCTAAGGTCAGAGGGGTCGTAATGAACCCGGTTGATCACCCACATGGTGGTGGTGAAGGACGTACTTCCGGAGGACGTCACCCAGTGACTCCTTGGGGTATTCCAACTAAAGGATACAAAACTCGTCGTAGGGCAAAACCTTCTGACAAGTTCATTATCCAGAAGAGAAAGGGAAATAGGAGCAGGTAA
- the rplX gene encoding 50S ribosomal protein L24, translating to MSKLTYRGSEYTKFKTVRLHKDDEVVVIAGKEKGKKGKILVIDKKRDRVVVEGLNKRKRFLRPTQENPQGGIVEVEAPMHISNVMFYDSKKKKGVRLGYQENKGKKVRVSKPEGKEI from the coding sequence ATGTCTAAACTGACGTATCGGGGATCCGAATATACAAAATTCAAGACCGTTCGCCTGCACAAAGATGACGAAGTAGTTGTCATCGCAGGAAAAGAGAAAGGTAAAAAAGGCAAGATCCTAGTTATCGATAAGAAAAGGGATCGTGTAGTAGTAGAAGGACTGAACAAACGTAAACGTTTTTTAAGACCTACCCAAGAAAACCCTCAAGGTGGTATCGTAGAAGTGGAAGCTCCAATGCACATTTCCAACGTAATGTTCTACGATTCCAAAAAGAAGAAGGGAGTTCGTTTGGGCTACCAAGAGAACAAAGGTAAAAAAGTCCGCGTTTCTAAGCCGGAAGGGAAAGAGATCTAA
- the rpsC gene encoding 30S ribosomal protein S3, translating into MGQKVNPIGLRIGITRGWDSIWFSQADYRKNLHEDIRIRRFIQGRFKEAGVVKVVVERFPEKINVNLHTAKPGVVIGKNGANIEAVKKVLKTMTEKPLNLNIIEVKKPETIAQCIAESIAIQIQERQPFRRVMKQELRRAMRGGVEGIKILISGRLNGADMARREGYREGRIPLHTLRAKIDLGFREASTTFGQIGVKVWTYTGDFINNKEESEEDKYAVKRRTN; encoded by the coding sequence ATGGGACAGAAAGTTAACCCAATCGGACTTCGTATCGGAATTACCCGCGGATGGGATTCCATCTGGTTCTCGCAAGCTGACTACAGAAAGAACCTGCACGAAGATATTAGAATTCGTAGATTTATCCAAGGCCGTTTCAAAGAAGCAGGCGTTGTAAAAGTTGTAGTGGAGCGTTTTCCTGAGAAGATCAACGTTAACCTTCACACTGCTAAGCCGGGCGTGGTAATCGGTAAAAACGGAGCGAATATCGAAGCCGTAAAAAAAGTCCTTAAGACTATGACCGAAAAACCTCTTAATCTTAACATTATCGAAGTTAAGAAGCCTGAGACTATTGCACAATGTATCGCTGAGTCTATCGCGATCCAAATCCAAGAACGTCAACCGTTCCGCCGCGTGATGAAACAAGAACTTCGTCGTGCGATGAGAGGTGGAGTAGAAGGAATTAAGATCCTTATCTCCGGACGTTTGAATGGAGCGGACATGGCTCGTCGCGAAGGTTATCGTGAAGGAAGAATTCCTCTTCATACACTTAGAGCGAAAATCGATCTAGGATTCCGTGAAGCCAGCACCACTTTCGGACAAATCGGAGTGAAGGTTTGGACTTACACCGGAGACTTCATCAACAATAAAGAAGAATCCGAAGAAGATAAATACGCCGTTAAGAGAAGGACCAACTGA
- the rpsS gene encoding 30S ribosomal protein S19, with the protein MMRSSKKGPFIDSHLMSKVIKLNSENQKKPFKTWSRRSTIFPDMIGHTIMVHNGNKFIPVFINDNMVGHKLGEFAPTRTYRGHGNTDKKAAKK; encoded by the coding sequence ATCATGAGATCTTCTAAAAAAGGTCCGTTCATCGACAGTCACCTCATGAGCAAGGTGATCAAGCTGAACTCTGAAAACCAAAAGAAACCGTTTAAAACCTGGTCTCGTAGAAGTACGATTTTCCCGGACATGATCGGTCACACCATCATGGTTCATAACGGAAACAAATTTATCCCTGTTTTCATCAATGATAACATGGTAGGGCACAAGTTAGGAGAATTCGCTCCAACTCGTACTTATCGTGGTCATGGAAACACCGATAAAAAGGCGGCTAAGAAATAA
- the rplC gene encoding 50S ribosomal protein L3: protein MAKGLIGKKIGMSQIFDEQGNIIPVTVLEVGPCAVSQVKSATTDGYDAIQLAYQDDKEKHLTKSEIKHLAKAGLTPKRVLKEFRNFGEEPANGSVLKAQDVFAVSDIVKVTGTSKGKGFQGVIKRYGHHGGPGAHGSRFHRHPGSMGSNTTPGRVFKGRKLPGRMGFDTKTVLNLKVVRIHEAENLVFVSGSVPGRANSIITIEKI from the coding sequence ATGGCAAAGGGATTAATCGGTAAAAAGATAGGGATGTCCCAAATCTTCGACGAACAAGGAAACATTATTCCTGTAACCGTCTTAGAGGTAGGTCCCTGCGCAGTTTCCCAAGTCAAGTCCGCAACTACGGACGGTTACGACGCGATACAATTAGCTTATCAGGATGATAAAGAAAAACACCTGACCAAAAGCGAGATAAAGCATTTGGCTAAAGCTGGACTAACTCCTAAGAGAGTGTTGAAGGAATTCCGGAATTTCGGCGAAGAGCCTGCTAACGGGTCTGTGCTAAAAGCTCAAGACGTGTTTGCAGTTTCGGATATTGTAAAAGTTACAGGAACCAGCAAAGGTAAAGGTTTCCAAGGTGTTATCAAAAGATACGGACACCATGGTGGACCAGGAGCTCACGGTTCTCGTTTTCATAGACATCCAGGATCCATGGGATCCAACACCACTCCAGGTAGAGTGTTCAAAGGTCGTAAATTACCGGGCCGTATGGGTTTTGATACAAAAACTGTATTGAACCTGAAAGTGGTTCGTATTCACGAAGCAGAAAATTTGGTTTTTGTAAGCGGATCCGTTCCGGGACGTGCAAACTCCATTATCACTATTGAGAAGATATAA
- the tuf gene encoding elongation factor Tu — MAKEKFDRSKPHLNVGTIGHVDHGKTTLTAAITTTLAKVLGGKNKAVAYDQIDNAPEEKARGITIATSHQEYETVNRHYAHVDCPGHADYVKNMITGAAQMDAAILVVSATDGPMPQTKEHILLARQVGVPYIIVFINKADMLAADEREEMIQMVEMDVRDLLNKYSFPGDDTPIIYGSALKALEGDESELGTKSVIKLMEALDTYVPNPKRITDKPFLMPVEDVFSITGRGTVATGRVEQGTLKINDEVEIVGVRPTTKTVVTGIEMFRKLLDSAEAGDNIGALLRGTKKEDIERGQVLAKPGSITPHKKFNAEVYVLTKDEGGRHTPFFNNYRPQFYFRTTDITGVCNLPNGMEMVMPGDNVTMSIELIHPIAMDKGLKFAIREGGKTIGSGVVAEITE; from the coding sequence ATGGCTAAGGAGAAATTCGACAGGTCCAAACCACACTTAAACGTTGGTACAATTGGACACGTTGACCATGGAAAAACCACGCTAACGGCAGCAATCACCACTACGCTTGCAAAAGTATTGGGTGGAAAAAACAAAGCCGTAGCGTACGACCAAATCGATAACGCACCTGAGGAAAAAGCTCGTGGGATCACCATCGCTACTTCTCACCAAGAGTATGAGACTGTGAATCGTCACTATGCTCACGTAGACTGCCCAGGTCACGCTGACTATGTTAAAAACATGATCACTGGTGCTGCTCAGATGGACGCTGCGATCCTAGTTGTTTCTGCAACTGACGGACCAATGCCTCAAACGAAAGAGCATATCCTGCTCGCTCGTCAGGTAGGTGTTCCTTACATCATCGTATTCATCAACAAAGCGGACATGCTTGCTGCAGACGAACGCGAAGAGATGATCCAAATGGTTGAGATGGACGTTCGTGACTTGTTAAACAAGTACAGCTTCCCTGGTGATGACACCCCAATCATTTACGGATCCGCTCTTAAGGCTCTTGAAGGCGACGAGTCCGAATTAGGAACTAAATCCGTAATTAAATTGATGGAAGCTCTGGACACTTACGTTCCGAATCCAAAACGTATTACTGATAAACCATTCCTAATGCCAGTAGAGGACGTATTCTCTATCACTGGTCGTGGAACTGTTGCAACTGGAAGAGTAGAGCAAGGAACTTTGAAAATCAACGACGAAGTTGAAATCGTTGGTGTTCGTCCTACTACTAAAACAGTTGTTACCGGTATCGAAATGTTCCGTAAACTTTTAGATTCCGCAGAAGCTGGAGACAATATCGGTGCTCTTCTTCGTGGAACTAAAAAAGAGGACATCGAGAGAGGACAAGTTCTTGCTAAGCCAGGATCAATCACTCCTCACAAAAAGTTCAACGCGGAAGTTTACGTTCTTACTAAGGACGAAGGTGGACGTCACACTCCATTCTTCAATAACTACCGTCCACAGTTCTATTTTAGAACTACCGACATCACTGGCGTTTGCAACCTGCCTAACGGTATGGAAATGGTAATGCCTGGTGACAACGTTACAATGAGCATCGAGTTGATTCACCCGATCGCTATGGACAAAGGTCTTAAATTCGCGATTCGCGAAGGTGGAAAGACTATCGGTTCTGGCGTAGTGGCTGAGATCACCGAGTAA
- the rplN gene encoding 50S ribosomal protein L14 yields the protein MIQQETILQVADNSGIKRVMCIKVLGGSKKRYASVGDEIIVAVKDAQPAYGLKDSTGKKVHNKAVQRAVVVRTKKEIRRPDGSYIRFDDNAVAIIDDKGNPKGTRIFGPVARELRDKKYAKIISLAPEVL from the coding sequence ATGATCCAACAGGAAACCATCCTCCAAGTCGCCGATAACTCCGGAATCAAAAGAGTTATGTGTATTAAAGTCTTAGGAGGCTCTAAGAAACGTTACGCCTCCGTAGGAGACGAGATCATCGTCGCCGTTAAAGACGCACAACCAGCTTATGGTTTAAAAGATTCCACGGGGAAGAAGGTCCATAACAAGGCCGTTCAGCGCGCAGTAGTCGTCAGAACTAAAAAAGAAATCCGTCGTCCAGATGGATCTTATATTCGTTTCGATGATAACGCAGTCGCAATTATCGACGACAAAGGAAACCCGAAAGGGACCCGTATTTTCGGGCCAGTAGCTCGCGAACTTCGCGATAAAAAATACGCTAAGATCATCTCCCTAGCGCCGGAGGTTCTATAA
- a CDS encoding DUF1761 domain-containing protein, whose amino-acid sequence MLPINLISVLLATLAAMVLGFLLHGPILGKVWMRLANIVPTGNEKFSDMLPNLFWNLVANFVTAYVIAVIYLFAMPSPYLVGEGIWRGVICALWLWLGFVVTSSSMEVIWMGRKLGLWLFECGCSFLVMSVMGAIIAGY is encoded by the coding sequence ATGTTACCGATCAATTTAATCTCAGTTTTGTTAGCTACCCTTGCCGCTATGGTTTTGGGGTTTCTTTTGCATGGGCCCATTCTTGGCAAAGTTTGGATGAGACTCGCGAATATCGTGCCCACAGGAAATGAAAAGTTCTCGGATATGCTTCCGAATTTATTTTGGAATCTAGTCGCAAACTTTGTGACCGCTTACGTGATTGCCGTCATTTATCTGTTCGCAATGCCTTCCCCTTATTTAGTAGGCGAGGGTATTTGGAGAGGAGTAATTTGTGCACTTTGGCTCTGGCTTGGTTTCGTAGTGACTTCTAGTTCTATGGAAGTGATCTGGATGGGAAGAAAACTCGGTCTGTGGTTATTCGAATGTGGATGTTCTTTTCTCGTAATGTCCGTCATGGGTGCGATCATCGCAGGATATTAA
- a CDS encoding 50S ribosomal protein L23, whose translation MNLNEVILSPIITEKSQDLETIGEKAGKRTVKYTVEIHPRANKTLVKEAFRKIYNVVPSSVNIQVYRGKIKRFRHLPAPKAHWKKAIVTFQDGASIDFGKEA comes from the coding sequence ATGAATCTTAACGAAGTAATTTTATCTCCGATCATCACCGAGAAGTCCCAAGACCTGGAGACTATCGGTGAAAAAGCCGGTAAAAGAACCGTAAAATACACTGTGGAAATCCACCCAAGAGCGAACAAAACTCTAGTGAAGGAAGCTTTCCGCAAAATTTACAACGTAGTACCTTCTTCCGTAAACATCCAAGTGTATCGCGGAAAGATAAAAAGATTCCGTCATCTACCTGCTCCTAAAGCTCATTGGAAAAAAGCAATCGTGACTTTCCAAGACGGAGCAAGCATCGACTTCGGAAAGGAAGCATAA
- the rplP gene encoding 50S ribosomal protein L16: MLSPKRVKFRKRQRGRLKGNDERGSKVSFGEFGLKAVTSGRLTARQIEAARITINRQVKRGGKLWIRIFPHLPITKKPAETRMGKGKGNPEFWIAEIRPGRVLFEMSGIDEATAKKALDLAAYKLPVQTEFVKRSTL, translated from the coding sequence ATGTTATCACCTAAAAGAGTTAAGTTCAGAAAAAGACAAAGGGGCCGCTTGAAAGGAAACGACGAGCGTGGTTCCAAAGTGTCCTTTGGAGAGTTCGGTCTTAAAGCCGTTACTTCCGGGCGTTTGACTGCAAGACAGATCGAAGCAGCAAGGATCACTATCAACCGTCAGGTAAAAAGAGGCGGGAAACTTTGGATTAGGATCTTCCCTCATCTACCTATTACCAAAAAACCAGCGGAAACTCGTATGGGTAAAGGTAAAGGTAACCCTGAGTTCTGGATCGCAGAGATCAGACCAGGTAGAGTTTTATTCGAAATGAGCGGGATTGATGAAGCGACCGCTAAAAAAGCTTTGGATCTGGCTGCTTATAAACTGCCTGTTCAAACTGAATTCGTGAAGAGGTCTACGCTGTGA
- a CDS encoding elongation factor G-like protein, which yields MNLPFLNPGIFAHIDAGKTTLLERILFETGKISAPGRIEEGTTESDYLPEEIERGISIQSTVARIPYPDREKPRVILQFVDNPGHLDFQAQANASLLVSDFGLVLIDSFEGLKSQTFQNVEALKKSGKPILFFLNKLDRPGADILSPLVDLEVALEKEPILLFKEDGSIPVLKGEGVEPEFLPLIEWDPGLSEEYLKDHNVLPKLALKGLVKGFWEGKIFPVLGGSALHGLGVKELLSILEILAQGKPAHPSSKEQIGIVFKREIHPELGKLLHFQASAPVKVGDFFLHGETKHKIENLYQISARDYEEVSKGEAGELLATTSLLDWVPGEILSRHNTENKTLLAPIRKQFQILIEPQKEEDRQELWDRLQDLAWLDEAVSVDILSETGQFRLSGTGELHLEISLSRLKESFSKSFQTSGIKVARFALWKNLVQKVAFQHTAFDQKISSGQVLASLESSHNFSKGVRFNVQLADPIKEAISSAFTEVTARGIDGEEVLGLQMIVESYEPPSETKSFDLSSLIKVAVIKGLKDIIPDHSDFIGPLSELEILTPNQYLGDILASLAKRDAKIRKVTELTEGRHLIQASASTQNLLGFSGVLRNMAQGRGVLSLDTLFDFDNHSVLF from the coding sequence ATGAATCTCCCATTCTTAAATCCAGGTATATTCGCACATATTGATGCTGGCAAGACCACACTATTAGAAAGGATCTTATTCGAGACCGGCAAAATTTCCGCGCCGGGAAGAATAGAAGAAGGTACCACCGAATCCGACTATCTTCCGGAAGAGATAGAAAGAGGGATCTCTATCCAGTCAACCGTGGCCAGGATACCTTATCCAGACCGGGAAAAGCCTCGGGTCATTCTACAGTTCGTGGATAATCCTGGGCATTTGGATTTTCAGGCACAGGCAAATGCCTCTCTGCTCGTTTCCGATTTTGGCTTAGTTCTTATAGATTCTTTCGAAGGATTAAAGTCACAGACCTTCCAAAATGTGGAAGCACTTAAAAAGTCAGGGAAGCCAATATTATTTTTTCTTAATAAACTGGATCGCCCGGGTGCGGATATACTTTCTCCTTTGGTGGATTTGGAAGTCGCCTTGGAAAAAGAGCCGATTCTTTTGTTTAAAGAAGATGGATCCATTCCGGTATTAAAGGGAGAAGGAGTGGAGCCGGAGTTCCTACCATTGATAGAATGGGATCCTGGACTTTCTGAAGAATATCTTAAAGATCATAACGTTCTTCCTAAGCTTGCTCTTAAGGGTTTGGTAAAGGGATTCTGGGAAGGTAAAATTTTCCCCGTACTCGGAGGTTCCGCGCTGCATGGACTTGGGGTAAAGGAATTACTTTCTATCTTGGAGATACTTGCCCAAGGGAAGCCTGCTCACCCTTCTTCTAAAGAACAAATAGGGATCGTTTTCAAAAGAGAGATCCATCCTGAACTTGGAAAGCTTCTGCATTTCCAAGCCTCGGCACCCGTCAAAGTCGGAGACTTCTTCCTTCATGGAGAAACAAAACACAAGATAGAGAACTTATACCAAATTTCCGCAAGAGACTATGAAGAAGTTTCCAAAGGAGAAGCTGGAGAGCTCCTCGCAACGACTTCTCTTCTGGATTGGGTCCCCGGAGAAATTCTTTCGAGACATAACACTGAAAACAAAACTCTACTCGCTCCGATTCGAAAACAATTTCAGATATTGATAGAACCGCAAAAGGAAGAAGATCGACAGGAGCTTTGGGATCGTTTGCAAGATTTGGCGTGGTTGGACGAAGCGGTGAGTGTGGATATTCTCTCGGAGACCGGCCAATTTCGTTTATCAGGCACCGGTGAGTTGCATTTAGAGATCTCTCTTTCTCGTTTGAAAGAATCTTTTTCGAAAAGTTTTCAAACAAGTGGAATCAAAGTTGCAAGATTTGCTCTATGGAAAAATTTGGTTCAAAAGGTCGCATTTCAGCATACCGCGTTCGATCAAAAGATCTCGAGCGGTCAGGTGCTCGCGTCCTTGGAAAGTTCTCACAACTTTTCTAAGGGAGTGCGGTTTAATGTTCAGCTAGCTGATCCAATCAAAGAGGCGATTTCATCCGCGTTTACGGAAGTCACTGCCCGGGGAATAGACGGAGAAGAAGTTCTCGGTCTACAAATGATCGTCGAGAGTTACGAGCCTCCAAGTGAGACGAAGTCTTTCGATCTTTCTTCCCTGATCAAAGTAGCTGTCATCAAAGGTTTAAAGGACATAATTCCGGATCATTCGGATTTCATTGGTCCCCTTTCTGAGTTAGAGATTCTTACACCGAATCAATATCTCGGAGATATATTGGCCAGTTTGGCTAAGAGGGACGCGAAGATTCGCAAGGTCACTGAGTTGACCGAAGGGCGTCATTTGATCCAGGCAAGCGCTTCTACGCAAAACTTGCTTGGCTTTAGCGGTGTCCTTAGAAATATGGCACAGGGAAGGGGCGTCCTATCTTTGGACACCCTTTTCGACTTTGATAACCATTCTGTATTGTTTTAA
- the rpsJ gene encoding 30S ribosomal protein S10, whose translation MAGQKIRVKLKAFDHKLIDQSTYEIVATAKRTGATVSGPIPLPTKKEIYTVLRSPHVNKKSREQFEMKTHKRLIDILDTNEDTVEALMKLQLPAGVSVDIKS comes from the coding sequence ATGGCTGGCCAAAAGATCAGAGTAAAGCTTAAAGCTTTCGATCATAAGTTGATCGACCAATCAACTTACGAGATCGTTGCGACTGCCAAAAGGACCGGAGCTACTGTCTCCGGTCCGATTCCTCTTCCAACGAAGAAGGAAATATACACAGTCCTCCGTTCTCCACACGTAAATAAAAAATCAAGAGAGCAGTTTGAGATGAAAACTCACAAAAGGCTCATAGACATTCTGGACACCAACGAAGACACAGTTGAAGCTTTAATGAAGCTACAACTTCCAGCAGGTGTTTCAGTGGATATTAAATCCTAA
- the rplD gene encoding 50S ribosomal protein L4, with the protein MKAQKYSKEGKLLSEIELPASLFESKYSSGAIYDAIKAENANLRSGNHHTKTRSEVSGGGKKPWSQKGTGRARQGSIRAPQWVGGGTVHGPRKRDYSYNVSPKVKRRAVLSVLNKKAQDAVIKVIEDLDPKEFSTKAFSTLFSNIGLKNTGVIGFLVDGENDFLKKSVRNIPTVKYINSKRIAVRDILYNRNLVITEAALGEILKHYGEGK; encoded by the coding sequence ATGAAAGCACAGAAGTATTCAAAAGAAGGAAAACTGCTCTCGGAAATCGAACTTCCTGCATCGTTGTTCGAATCCAAATACAGCAGTGGCGCAATTTACGACGCCATCAAAGCGGAGAATGCGAACCTTCGCTCCGGGAATCATCATACCAAAACTCGCTCGGAAGTTTCCGGGGGTGGTAAAAAGCCTTGGTCCCAAAAAGGAACCGGTAGAGCTCGTCAAGGTTCTATCCGTGCGCCTCAGTGGGTGGGCGGTGGTACTGTTCACGGGCCTCGCAAGAGAGATTATTCTTATAACGTTTCTCCAAAAGTGAAGCGCAGAGCGGTTCTTTCCGTTTTGAATAAGAAAGCTCAAGACGCGGTCATTAAAGTAATAGAAGACCTGGATCCAAAAGAATTCAGCACTAAAGCATTCTCTACTTTATTCAGCAATATCGGACTTAAGAACACCGGAGTGATCGGATTCTTAGTAGATGGAGAGAACGATTTCCTTAAAAAGTCAGTTCGCAATATCCCTACTGTAAAATACATCAACTCTAAACGTATCGCGGTTCGTGACATTCTATATAATAGAAATCTTGTAATTACCGAAGCAGCTTTGGGAGAAATTCTCAAACATTACGGAGAAGGAAAATGA
- a CDS encoding TetR/AcrR family transcriptional regulator, with protein sequence MKKVAKKSAKTRDLQKTRERILYTAFQKFFQSGFQATSMDDIVKETDLSKGAFYHQFPTKFVLGYAVVEEVIRPLILDRWIRPLQDYENPMQGILDLMQKHICDTKPDLIRYGCPLNNFMQEMSPVDKGFHTRLKSALQLWIKELEKELVRAKEKGLILQNINTLEAASFIVMFHEGVYGFLKGSGDRKSSILFLNMMKSYLQSIAADSGIELV encoded by the coding sequence ATGAAGAAGGTAGCAAAAAAATCGGCTAAAACCAGAGATCTGCAAAAGACTAGAGAGCGGATCCTATACACCGCCTTTCAGAAGTTCTTTCAATCCGGCTTCCAGGCCACGAGCATGGACGATATCGTAAAGGAAACCGATCTGAGCAAAGGAGCCTTTTACCACCAATTTCCTACAAAGTTTGTTTTGGGATACGCAGTAGTAGAGGAGGTTATTCGCCCCCTCATCCTGGATCGATGGATCCGTCCCCTCCAGGATTACGAAAATCCTATGCAAGGTATCCTGGATCTAATGCAAAAACATATTTGTGATACCAAGCCTGACTTAATCCGTTATGGATGTCCCTTGAATAATTTCATGCAGGAGATGTCGCCTGTGGACAAAGGTTTCCATACTCGCCTAAAATCCGCTCTTCAACTTTGGATCAAAGAATTAGAGAAAGAATTGGTCCGAGCTAAAGAGAAAGGACTGATCCTCCAAAATATTAATACTCTGGAAGCAGCTTCCTTCATAGTAATGTTTCATGAAGGTGTCTACGGTTTCCTGAAAGGATCTGGAGACCGTAAATCTTCCATTCTATTTCTGAATATGATGAAGAGCTATTTGCAATCGATCGCAGCCGATTCCGGGATCGAATTGGTATAA
- the rpsQ gene encoding 30S ribosomal protein S17, whose translation METAKKHIKKSLLSEGRVVSTAMDKTLVMIVEARKTHPKFKKIVRRTVKMKVHDERNECQVGDRILAIETRPLSREKRHRLFKIVEKAK comes from the coding sequence ATGGAAACTGCAAAGAAGCATATAAAAAAATCACTTCTTAGCGAAGGTAGAGTAGTGAGCACCGCTATGGATAAAACCTTAGTGATGATCGTAGAGGCTCGCAAGACTCACCCTAAGTTTAAGAAGATCGTTCGTAGAACCGTTAAAATGAAGGTTCATGACGAAAGAAATGAGTGCCAAGTAGGAGATAGAATTCTGGCGATTGAAACCAGACCTCTATCCCGTGAAAAGCGTCACCGTCTATTTAAGATCGTAGAAAAGGCAAAGTAA
- the rplV gene encoding 50S ribosomal protein L22 — protein sequence MEAVAIARFIRMSPRKLRLVADEIRGYEVAEALDILKYTNKRAIEPIFKLIKSASANAVVKSDNADPGKMFIKKILVDEGPILKRFRPRARGRAARIRKRTSHVTVVISD from the coding sequence ATGGAAGCCGTAGCAATCGCAAGATTTATTAGAATGTCCCCTCGCAAACTTCGTCTTGTTGCGGATGAGATCCGTGGCTATGAAGTTGCTGAAGCTCTGGATATTCTGAAATATACTAATAAGAGAGCGATCGAGCCTATCTTCAAACTTATCAAATCCGCTTCTGCAAACGCAGTCGTGAAAAGTGATAACGCTGATCCAGGCAAGATGTTCATTAAAAAGATCCTAGTGGACGAAGGCCCAATTCTTAAACGCTTCCGTCCTCGCGCTCGTGGTAGAGCAGCAAGGATCCGTAAGAGAACCAGCCACGTTACTGTGGTAATCTCGGATTAA